In Luteitalea sp. TBR-22, one genomic interval encodes:
- a CDS encoding PAS domain-containing methyl-accepting chemotaxis protein: protein MNAIAHKELDGTGMMDDLARGALAQRLADVEARLAALDRSQAVIEFEPDGTIVTANDNFLAAMGYRLEEVRGQHHRMFVDPVEAASDAYRRLWADLAAGEYRSTEFRRVAKGGRDVWIRASYNPLLDATGRVYRVVKYATDVTADKLRAADFEGQLAAISKSQAVIAFDLDGTITDANDNFLATLGYTLEEVRGRHHRMFVDPAEAASPAYAAFWAALAAGTYQAGEFRRLGRDGREVWIQASYNPILDMSGRPFKVVKYATDVTARIEQGHRLARLLAEVERNATVLSAASGQLQAGSETMGANAEETAAQAGVVAAAAEQVSRNVQTVATGTEEMGSSIREIARNANDAARVAAQAVRATEATSASVAKLGTSSDEIGKVIKVITSIAQQTNLLALNATIEAARAGEAGKGFAVVATEVKELAKATASATEDIGRKIQAIQEDTRGATTAIAEIGAVIARVNDISATIASAVEEQTATTNEIARNVAEAARGSEEIARNITGVASAARSTTLAAEEARAASSDLARMAQDLSAVVSGYKA, encoded by the coding sequence ATGAACGCGATTGCGCACAAGGAACTGGACGGCACCGGCATGATGGACGACCTCGCACGAGGGGCGTTGGCGCAGCGATTGGCCGACGTCGAAGCGAGGCTGGCCGCGCTCGACCGCAGTCAGGCGGTGATCGAGTTCGAGCCCGACGGCACCATCGTGACGGCCAACGACAACTTCCTCGCGGCGATGGGGTACCGGCTCGAGGAAGTCCGCGGGCAGCACCACCGCATGTTCGTGGACCCGGTCGAGGCCGCCTCCGACGCCTACCGCCGCTTGTGGGCCGACCTCGCGGCCGGCGAGTACCGGTCGACGGAGTTCCGCCGTGTCGCCAAGGGCGGGCGGGACGTGTGGATCCGGGCCTCGTACAACCCGCTGCTCGACGCCACCGGGCGCGTGTACCGCGTGGTCAAGTACGCCACCGACGTCACCGCCGACAAGCTGCGCGCTGCGGACTTCGAGGGTCAACTCGCCGCGATCTCCAAGAGCCAGGCCGTGATCGCCTTCGACCTCGACGGGACGATCACCGACGCCAACGACAACTTCCTCGCGACCCTGGGCTACACGCTCGAGGAGGTACGGGGGCGGCACCACCGGATGTTCGTCGATCCGGCCGAGGCCGCCAGTCCCGCGTACGCGGCGTTCTGGGCGGCGCTGGCGGCGGGCACCTACCAGGCCGGCGAGTTCCGGCGGCTGGGCCGCGACGGCCGCGAAGTGTGGATTCAGGCGTCGTACAACCCGATCCTCGACATGAGCGGTCGGCCCTTCAAGGTGGTCAAGTACGCCACCGACGTCACCGCGCGCATCGAGCAGGGGCATCGCCTGGCGCGCCTGCTGGCCGAGGTCGAGCGCAATGCGACGGTGCTGTCGGCGGCGTCGGGGCAGCTGCAGGCCGGTAGCGAGACGATGGGCGCCAACGCCGAGGAGACGGCGGCGCAGGCCGGGGTGGTGGCCGCCGCGGCCGAGCAGGTGAGCCGCAACGTGCAGACGGTGGCCACGGGCACCGAGGAGATGGGGTCGAGCATCCGGGAGATCGCGCGCAACGCCAACGACGCGGCGCGCGTGGCGGCGCAGGCCGTGCGCGCCACCGAGGCGACCAGTGCGTCGGTGGCCAAGCTCGGGACCAGCAGCGACGAGATCGGCAAGGTGATCAAGGTCATCACCTCCATCGCGCAGCAGACCAACCTGCTGGCGCTCAACGCGACGATCGAGGCGGCGCGGGCCGGCGAGGCCGGCAAGGGCTTCGCGGTCGTGGCCACCGAGGTGAAGGAACTGGCCAAGGCCACCGCCTCGGCCACCGAGGACATCGGCCGCAAGATCCAGGCGATCCAGGAGGACACCCGCGGCGCCACGACGGCGATCGCGGAGATCGGCGCGGTGATCGCCCGGGTCAACGACATCTCCGCCACCATCGCCAGCGCGGTGGAGGAGCAGACGGCGACCACCAACGAGATCGCCCGTAACGTCGCCGAGGCGGCGCGCGGCAGCGAAGAGATCGCCCGCAACATCACCGGGGTGGCCAGCGCCGCGCGGAGCACGACCCTGGCGGCCGAGGAAGCACGAGCTGCCTCGTCCGACCTGGCGCGCATGGCGCAGGACCTCTCGGCAGTGGTCTCCGGCTACAAGGCCTGA
- a CDS encoding ExeM/NucH family extracellular endonuclease encodes MPIVRHPRRRPAPLAAARLVTAAAVAAGIGWYALQPSRAAGTISLTGAAPYTQNFDTLASTGTANTTVPTGWEFSESGSNANTTYRAGTGSDNTGDTYSFGATANPERAFGGLRSGSLVPLVGAQFTNGTGATITSLTISYTGEQWRLGQNGTGRAADRLDFQLSTNATSITTGTWVDYNGLDVSSPVVAGTVGALDGNASANRLSVSSTITNLSIPNGATFWIRWADTDLIPGADDGLAIDDFTLTPTLGVPTPTLSITDQVRNEGDTGTQTYAFTVTLSTPAGPGGVTFDIATADNTAQAPTDYVATALTLQTIPEGSRTYTFDVLVNGDTGFEPTETFFVNVTNVTGATVSDGQGTGTITNDDVDCGGPATPISAIQGSGLTSPLVGQVVTIEGIVTADSQGTGQFGGYFVQEDVADEDGDPATSEGLFVFDTSRPVDAGQRVRVTGVVTEFMSGGQPLTELTNVSSAGVCGTGASVTPVTVTLPVDSVDAWERFEGMRVSFTQPLVATDVFTLARFGEVELSLGARLPIPTHAAAPGAAAQAVRDGNLLRRIVLDDGNNQQNIDPTIHPVGGLSAVNTLRVGSTVSGLTGVLDHRFGAYRVQPVGPVPFTATNPRPAQPAEVGGSLTVASFNVLNYFNGDGAGGGFPTSRGATTAAEFARQRAKTVAAIVGTGADVIGLMELENDFGPGQAIEDLVAGLNDATAPGTYAFIDTGVIGGDEIRVGLVYKPAAVSPVGNYAVMTSSVDPAFIDTLNRPSLAQTFREAASGGTFTVVVNHLKSKGSDCAQVGDPDTGDLQGNCNLTRTRAAEALVRWLATDPTGAQDTDVLLIGDMNSYRLEDPITAFRAGGYQDLQAAAAYSYVFDGESGYLDHALASPSLAAQVTGVTEWHINADEPLALDYNVEFKSAGQVASFYAPDPFRSSDHDPVVIGLALKGYAFTGLQRPVGRKVVKAGSSLPLVFGLGGDRGLDIFAAGYPASAPIACDETGGAADDGQALVTAGRSTLQYDPLTDRYTFVWKTARAWAGTCRQLTLRFTDGSWYRVEVAFQP; translated from the coding sequence ATGCCCATCGTTCGTCATCCGCGCCGTCGTCCGGCGCCGCTCGCGGCCGCCAGGTTGGTGACGGCGGCCGCGGTGGCCGCCGGCATCGGCTGGTACGCCCTGCAGCCCTCGCGCGCCGCAGGCACGATCAGCCTCACCGGTGCCGCCCCCTACACGCAGAATTTCGACACGCTCGCCTCGACCGGCACGGCCAACACCACGGTGCCGACGGGCTGGGAGTTCTCCGAGAGCGGCAGCAACGCCAACACGACCTACCGCGCCGGCACGGGCAGTGACAACACGGGCGACACGTACAGCTTCGGGGCCACCGCCAACCCCGAACGCGCCTTCGGCGGCCTGCGCAGCGGGAGCCTCGTGCCTCTGGTCGGCGCCCAGTTCACCAACGGCACCGGCGCGACCATCACCTCGCTGACCATCAGCTACACGGGCGAGCAGTGGCGACTCGGCCAGAACGGCACGGGGCGCGCCGCCGATCGGCTCGACTTCCAGTTGAGCACCAACGCCACCAGCATCACGACCGGCACGTGGGTCGACTACAACGGGCTCGACGTCAGCAGCCCGGTCGTGGCGGGCACCGTCGGCGCGCTCGACGGCAACGCCTCGGCCAACAGGCTCTCCGTCTCCTCCACCATCACCAACCTCTCGATCCCCAACGGCGCGACCTTCTGGATCCGCTGGGCCGACACCGACCTGATCCCCGGCGCCGATGACGGGCTCGCCATCGACGACTTCACGCTGACGCCGACCCTGGGCGTTCCCACGCCGACCCTGTCGATCACCGATCAGGTGCGCAACGAGGGCGACACCGGCACCCAGACGTACGCCTTCACCGTGACCCTCTCGACGCCGGCCGGCCCCGGCGGCGTGACCTTCGACATCGCCACGGCCGACAACACCGCGCAGGCGCCCACCGACTACGTCGCCACGGCGCTCACCCTCCAGACCATTCCTGAGGGAAGCCGCACCTACACCTTCGACGTGCTCGTGAATGGCGACACCGGCTTCGAACCCACCGAGACCTTCTTCGTCAACGTGACCAACGTGACGGGCGCCACCGTGTCCGACGGCCAGGGCACCGGCACCATCACCAACGACGATGTCGATTGCGGCGGCCCGGCGACGCCGATCAGCGCCATCCAGGGCAGTGGGCTCACCAGCCCGTTGGTCGGGCAGGTGGTCACCATCGAGGGCATCGTCACCGCCGATTCCCAGGGCACCGGGCAGTTCGGCGGCTACTTCGTGCAGGAAGACGTGGCCGACGAGGACGGCGACCCGGCGACCTCGGAGGGGCTGTTCGTGTTCGACACGTCGCGGCCCGTCGACGCCGGCCAGCGCGTGCGCGTGACGGGCGTGGTCACCGAGTTCATGTCCGGTGGGCAGCCGCTCACCGAACTCACCAACGTCTCGAGCGCCGGCGTCTGCGGCACGGGCGCATCGGTGACACCGGTCACCGTCACCCTCCCGGTCGACTCGGTCGACGCCTGGGAGCGATTCGAGGGCATGCGCGTGTCCTTCACGCAGCCGCTCGTGGCTACCGACGTCTTCACGCTGGCGCGCTTCGGCGAGGTCGAACTCTCGCTCGGGGCCCGGCTCCCGATTCCCACCCACGCGGCCGCTCCCGGGGCGGCGGCCCAGGCCGTGCGGGACGGCAACCTGTTGCGCCGCATCGTGCTCGACGACGGCAACAACCAGCAGAACATCGACCCGACGATCCACCCCGTGGGCGGGCTCAGTGCCGTCAACACGCTGCGGGTCGGCAGCACGGTGAGCGGGCTCACCGGCGTGCTCGACCACCGCTTCGGCGCCTACCGCGTCCAGCCGGTGGGGCCCGTGCCCTTCACGGCCACCAACCCTCGACCCGCGCAGCCGGCCGAGGTGGGCGGCTCGTTGACGGTGGCCAGCTTCAACGTCCTGAACTACTTCAACGGTGACGGCGCCGGCGGCGGATTCCCCACCTCGCGCGGCGCCACCACCGCCGCGGAGTTCGCGCGGCAGCGCGCCAAGACGGTCGCCGCCATCGTCGGCACCGGCGCCGACGTGATCGGCCTGATGGAACTCGAGAACGACTTCGGACCGGGGCAGGCCATCGAGGATCTCGTGGCCGGCCTCAACGACGCGACCGCGCCGGGCACCTACGCCTTCATCGACACCGGCGTCATCGGCGGCGACGAGATCCGGGTGGGGCTGGTCTACAAGCCGGCGGCGGTGTCGCCGGTGGGCAACTACGCGGTGATGACCTCGAGCGTCGACCCGGCGTTCATCGACACGCTCAACCGCCCCTCACTGGCCCAGACGTTCCGCGAGGCGGCCTCCGGGGGCACGTTCACCGTGGTGGTCAACCACCTGAAGTCGAAGGGCAGCGACTGCGCTCAGGTGGGTGACCCCGACACGGGCGACCTGCAGGGCAACTGCAACCTGACGCGCACGCGGGCCGCGGAGGCCCTCGTCCGCTGGCTCGCCACCGATCCCACCGGCGCGCAGGACACCGACGTGCTGTTGATCGGCGACATGAACAGCTATCGCCTCGAGGACCCGATCACCGCGTTCCGCGCCGGCGGTTACCAGGACCTGCAGGCGGCGGCGGCCTACTCCTACGTGTTCGACGGCGAGTCCGGGTACCTCGATCATGCGCTGGCGAGCCCGTCGCTGGCCGCGCAGGTGACCGGCGTGACCGAGTGGCACATCAACGCCGACGAGCCCCTCGCCCTCGACTACAACGTGGAGTTCAAGTCGGCCGGGCAGGTGGCCAGCTTCTACGCGCCCGATCCGTTCCGGTCCTCGGACCACGACCCCGTGGTGATCGGCCTCGCCCTCAAGGGCTACGCATTCACGGGGCTGCAGCGTCCGGTGGGGCGGAAGGTGGTCAAGGCCGGCAGCAGCCTGCCACTCGTCTTCGGGCTCGGTGGCGACCGCGGCCTCGACATCTTCGCGGCCGGGTACCCGGCGTCGGCGCCCATCGCCTGCGACGAGACAGGGGGAGCGGCCGACGATGGCCAGGCGCTCGTGACGGCGGGGCGCAGCACGCTGCAGTACGACCCGCTGACCGACCGCTACACGTTCGTCTGGAAGACTGCCAGGGCGTGGGCCGGCACCTGCCGGCAACTGACCCTTCGGTTCACCGACGGGTCGTGGTACCGGGTCGAGGTCGCCTTCCAGCCGTGA